The Montipora capricornis isolate CH-2021 chromosome 6, ASM3666992v2, whole genome shotgun sequence genome has a window encoding:
- the LOC138050396 gene encoding uncharacterized protein, translated as MHPPMAALFISVVFAGFVERTEQRAQIQRGQLQNLRYGNFKAFLNHLLNISSVLESNNVSGYIQCAFACLHNVDCFSFNLAIASDANLKEHACQLLPTDKYRNPTRFVRSQEFHHSAIPSPCESFPCKHSDSACRPLYKENSYECVYPLIVTICETESESKELRCHMSSKISVLSATFGGLDNATCPPPVRKDISCCASGFLSKVKQMCQYQTACRLNASNEVFGDPCRGTRKYLLVRYWCNS; from the exons ATGCATCCTCCAATGGCAGCCCTGTTTATTAGTGTTGTATTTGCAGGTTTTGTCGAGCGGACTGAGCAACGAGCACAG ATACAAAGAGGTCAACTTCAGAACCTTCGTTATGGCAACTTCAAGGCCTTCCTGAATCATTTATTAAATATCTCCAGTGTGTTGGAAAGTAATAACGTGTCGGGGTATATCCAATGCGCTTTTGCATGTCTTCACAATGTGGACTGTTTCTCGTTCAACTTGGCCATTGCGTCAGACGCGAACTTAAAAGAACATGCTTGTCAACTACTTCCTACTGACAAATATAGGAATCCCACTCGTTTTGTTCGGAGTCAGGAATTCCATCATTCCGCCATACCG AGCCCATGTGAAAGTTTTCCTTGCAAACATTCAGACTCAGCTTGTCGCCCTCTCTACAAGGAAAATAGCTATGAATGTGTTT ACCCATTGATAGTAACCATTTGCGAGACGGAGAGTGAATCCAAGGAGCTAAGATGTCACATGAGCagtaaaatcagtgttttgtcAGCAACGTTCGGTGGATTAGACAACGCCACATGTCCTCCTCCAGTGAGAAAAGATATAAGCTGTTGTGCATCTGGTTTCCTTAGCAAGGTGAAACAAATGTGTCAGTATCAAACAGCCTGTCGTTTGAATGCTTCGAACGAAGTTTTCGGAGATCCATGCCGCGGAACAAGAAAATACCTACTTGTTAGATATTGGTGTAATAGCTAA
- the LOC138053497 gene encoding uncharacterized protein produces MGYDLDFTHIKGKDLLIADALSRSHVTNQTRSQSEEEIETIRLVIQDQSVTSHLKEILERNNQKETLMSHSIPDRPWSKIGADLFEFKQEHYLVLVDYYSDWIEFDKMRDQTATETIALLLKQFPRRGLPDEIVTDCGKNFYSKEFSQFCQRKQIKHTKSSPHHHQSNGKAESAVKIAKAILRKTENSDTFNPYEALLDQHNTPTVDMTTSPAQRFLHRRLKPEIPMKATLFAPEIAETIL; encoded by the exons ATGGGATATGACCTTGACTTCACGCACATCAAAGGCAAAGACCTGCTTATCGCTGATGCCCTTAGCAGATCCCACGTGACTAATCAAACTCGCAGCCAGAGCGAAGAAGAGATTGAAACCATCCGATTGGTTATTCAAGATCAAAGTGTGACCAGCCACCTAAAAGAAATCTTAGAG AGAAACAACCAGAAAGAAACTCTGATGAGTCATTCTATTCCTGATAGACCCTGGTCCAAAATTGGAGCCGACCTTTTTGAGTTTAAACAGGAACATTATTTAGTTTTGGTTGATTACTACAGCGATTGGATCGAATTTGATAAGATGAGAGACCAAACTGCAACTGAAACCATTGCCTTGCTACTTAAACAGTTCCCACGAAGGGGACTTCCCGATGAGATTGTCACTGACTGTGGAAAGAATTTTTACTCTAAGGAATTCTCACAATTCTGTCAGAGGAAGCAGATAAAACACACGAAATCCTCACCACACCATCACCAGAGCAATGGCAAAGCAGAATCCGCTGTGAAGATCGCCAAAGCTATCCTGAGAAAGACTGAAAACTCTGATACTTTCAATCCTTACGAAGCCCTACTTGATCAACATAATACACCTACTGTTGACATGACGACCTCCCCTGCTCAGAGATTTCTACACCGAAGACTAAAACCTGAAATTCCTATGAAAGCCACTCTGTTTGCACCGGAAATTGCTGAAACTATCCTGTAA